The nucleotide window CGCAATTCCACCGGCGGCGTCATTTCGCTCTGTTGGGGATAAATTGAGCTCGGGCCCCTTTCCGTTGTGCTCTTTTCGGTCGCGCTCTTTTCTGCAGAGTCCTGCGCCCAGGCCAGCGGCATTGCCGTCGACAGAATCCCGACAAGAAGCGCAAGTGTGTAGCAGATTTTCCTGGTCATAAGTTTCCTTTCTAATCCATTTTCTTAAATGGAGCGAGTTCCTTGATTTCGATGGCCTCAATGCTCAAAGCTGGAAGATTGCTTTCGGGCGCAGACTGTTGCTCAGCGACTACGGACTCCTGCTCTTGCCGGGATGTTTCGCTCGGGTCAATTGGCGGGGGCCCTTCCTGCTCAGAGGTTGATTCGTCTGCGAGCAAATCCCCTGGCTTCACTTCGGCTATCTGCAAGTTCACTTCGCTGCCGACTCGGTTCTCTTGCATGGTTGGCATTGTACGACGCTCCTGAACGTGCTGCACGCTGGCTTGCTGCGGATGATTCGTAACAGTGTTTGCCTGGCCGGTGAGTTCAACTTCCGATGGTGGCGTCTTCGTGGCTAGATTCTTTGGAGCCTCCGGCTTGGGACTCCGCACATTCACCATCGCCACCGCAAACAGCACCGCTGCGGCCGCTGCCGCAAACCCATAAATCCAGCGGCGCTGGCGCCGTGCAGCGTGGGCTTGCAAGTTCGCAACAATCCGCGTCTCCAGCCCCGCGCGCGGTTCGGCGGCGCTGTAATGCGCGAGTGCCTCATCTAACCAGCGGTCGTCCAATAAATGCTCGGCAGCGTCTTTCGGTTCTTCAGGATTCATACTTCTGCTCCAGCTTTAAATCTTTTCGTCCCGTCTTTGTTCCGTTCTGTGATGGCCTGCAATTTTTCCCGCAGCATCTGGCGCGCCCGTAACATCCGCACCCTCACGGTCGACTCTGGGATGTCCAGCACCTCTCCGATCTCCACCGAGGTCATTTCTTCTACAGTGGAAAGCGTCAAGGTTTCCTGTAATTCTCTTGGCAGTGTCGCAATCATGCGCTCCAGCAGCACGACCTGCTGTCGGCGAATTACGCTCTCCTCGGCTCCGGTACCGTTAGCCGGCAGCTCCGGCAAATCTTCGTCAGTGCCTATCAGCGGATGTTTCCTCCGCCGGTCAATCGCCACCCGCCATGCGATGCGCGCCAGCCAAGCACGTTGATTCAGGACCCCAGCGAGCTCTTTGGCGTGCTTCCAGACGCGAATGAACGTCTCTTGTGCCACATCTTCTGCGTCTTGCGGGTGGCGCAACACTGCATACGCCACCTGGTAGACAAAGCGCGCATGCTGTCGCACCACTGCCTCCACTTGCTCGGCCATGGACTGCGCCGCAATCGTTCGGCTCAAGATCGCTTGCTCCGGGAGATACATTGTGTTCTCTATTCTTGTAAGACTCTAACTACAGGCAAAGCGTTCATTTATTTTGACAAGGAATTTTAACCGCGGAGGCGCGGAGACGCGGAGAAGAATTGAGTCATTGGGTCATTTAAATCATTAAGTAATGGATTCGGCGTGTAAAAGGGCTGGCTGTAATTGTCGAATTATTGGTTTTTCAATGACCCAATGACCTGATGACTCAATGACTCAATTCTCCGTGCCTCCGCGGTTAAGATTCATACCGGCATAGGCCATGCGCAACAATGTCCGCTGGGAAAAGGGTACCCATACCAGTGCTGCGGTCGAGGCCAGAACCAGGCCTATGCCCATCCTCTGCCACAATAGAAAAGGAGAAAGGGCCCACAGCTCATCAAGCACAAAGAGGAAGGGAAACAGGCGCG belongs to Terriglobales bacterium and includes:
- a CDS encoding sigma-70 family RNA polymerase sigma factor, producing MSRTIAAQSMAEQVEAVVRQHARFVYQVAYAVLRHPQDAEDVAQETFIRVWKHAKELAGVLNQRAWLARIAWRVAIDRRRKHPLIGTDEDLPELPANGTGAEESVIRRQQVVLLERMIATLPRELQETLTLSTVEEMTSVEIGEVLDIPESTVRVRMLRARQMLREKLQAITERNKDGTKRFKAGAEV